A DNA window from Stenotrophomonas sp. 57 contains the following coding sequences:
- a CDS encoding MerR family transcriptional regulator has protein sequence MRISEVSRLTGASAKAIRLYEARGLLTPVPRLNRYRDYSEQDVAWVQLIRQALALGITLAAISRLQGHDGQLDWPAVLGLLEQQHRRIASERARLEQVDRALQQVRDELQQWLQAGRGDCVLDPNGCSTPA, from the coding sequence ATGCGTATTTCCGAGGTCAGCCGGCTGACCGGCGCCAGCGCCAAGGCCATCCGCCTGTATGAGGCACGCGGGCTGCTGACTCCGGTGCCGCGCCTGAACCGCTATCGCGACTACAGCGAACAGGACGTCGCGTGGGTCCAGCTGATCCGCCAGGCATTGGCGCTGGGCATCACGCTCGCTGCAATTTCGCGCCTGCAGGGCCATGACGGGCAACTCGACTGGCCAGCGGTGCTCGGCTTGCTGGAACAGCAGCACCGCCGCATTGCCAGCGAGCGCGCGCGACTGGAGCAGGTTGACCGCGCCCTGCAACAGGTCCGCGACGAACTGCAGCAATGGCTGCAGGCCGGCCGCGGTGACTGCGTACTGGACCCCAACGGCTGCAGCACCCCGGCTTGA
- a CDS encoding 3-oxoacyl-ACP reductase has product MQISEQLVLVTGAGRGLGQHIARAFAGQGARVIVNYHRSESAARALASELGGQAIALPADITDRRQVDAMLQQALAHFGQGVTTVVNNALAAFSFNGDARDGAADIGWPAFQAQFEGSVRGALNTVQATLPGMQARRFGRVINIGTNLFQNPVVPYHDYTAAKAALLSLTRTLAGDLGPHGITVNMLSGGLLRTTDASSATPEAVFDYIAANTPLRSVTTPAEFADAALFFASPWSRAVTGQNLVVDGGLVRD; this is encoded by the coding sequence ATGCAGATCAGTGAACAACTGGTGCTGGTCACCGGTGCCGGGCGCGGGCTTGGCCAGCACATCGCTCGCGCCTTCGCCGGGCAAGGCGCGCGCGTCATCGTCAACTACCATCGCAGCGAGAGCGCCGCGCGCGCACTGGCCAGCGAGCTGGGCGGACAGGCGATCGCGCTGCCGGCCGACATCACCGACCGCAGGCAGGTCGATGCGATGCTGCAACAGGCACTGGCCCACTTCGGCCAGGGTGTCACCACGGTGGTCAACAATGCACTCGCTGCGTTCTCATTCAATGGTGACGCCCGCGACGGCGCCGCCGATATCGGCTGGCCGGCGTTCCAGGCGCAGTTCGAGGGCAGCGTGCGCGGCGCGCTGAACACCGTGCAGGCCACCCTGCCCGGGATGCAGGCCCGCCGCTTCGGCCGCGTCATCAACATCGGCACCAACCTGTTCCAGAACCCGGTGGTGCCCTACCACGACTACACCGCCGCCAAGGCCGCACTGCTGTCGCTGACCCGCACCCTGGCCGGCGACCTGGGCCCGCATGGCATCACGGTAAACATGCTGTCCGGCGGCCTGCTGCGCACCACCGATGCCAGTTCCGCCACGCCCGAAGCGGTGTTCGACTACATCGCCGCCAACACCCCGCTGCGCAGCGTCACCACCCCGGCCGAGTTCGCCGATGCCGCGCTGTTCTTCGCCAGCCCGTGGTCACGCGCGGTGACCGGCCAGAACCTGGTGGTCGACGGCGGACTGGTGCGGGACTGA
- a CDS encoding dihydrodipicolinate reductase C-terminal domain-containing protein — translation MGQALLRLAAEHPETLQIVAAVTGRAPAQRVVDGVPFFAASELPGAPPFDVAIDFSLPEGFDPMLALCVERGAGLVSGTTGISSAQRQSLEAAAAKIPLVWASNFSLGVAVLDELVERAAQALAGWDCDIVESHHTQKKDAPSGTALTLGAAAQRGGAEPHYASLRAGDIVGEHLVQFTGLGERIELVHRATNRDIFARGALFAARQLQGRAPGSYRVRDLLDGPRG, via the coding sequence ATGGGTCAGGCCCTGCTGCGGCTGGCCGCCGAACATCCCGAAACCCTGCAGATCGTGGCTGCCGTGACGGGTCGTGCGCCGGCCCAGCGCGTGGTCGATGGCGTACCGTTCTTCGCTGCCAGTGAGCTGCCCGGTGCGCCGCCATTCGACGTGGCGATCGACTTCAGCCTGCCGGAAGGTTTCGACCCGATGCTGGCGCTGTGCGTGGAGCGAGGCGCGGGCCTGGTCTCGGGCACGACCGGGATCTCCAGCGCGCAGCGCCAATCGCTGGAGGCGGCGGCGGCGAAGATCCCGCTGGTCTGGGCCTCGAATTTCAGCCTGGGCGTGGCGGTGCTGGACGAACTGGTCGAGCGCGCGGCGCAGGCGTTGGCCGGCTGGGACTGCGACATTGTCGAATCGCACCATACCCAGAAGAAGGATGCGCCTTCGGGCACCGCGCTGACCCTGGGGGCTGCCGCGCAGCGGGGCGGGGCGGAGCCGCACTATGCCAGCCTGCGTGCCGGTGACATCGTCGGTGAGCATCTGGTCCAGTTCACCGGGCTGGGCGAGCGCATCGAACTGGTGCACCGGGCCACCAACCGTGACATCTTCGCCCGCGGCGCGCTGTTTGCCGCCCGCCAGCTGCAGGGCCGGGCCCCGGGCAGCTACCGGGTACGGGATCTGCTGGACGGTCCGCGGGGCTGA
- the carA gene encoding glutamine-hydrolyzing carbamoyl-phosphate synthase small subunit translates to MTQAAILVLEDGTVFEGESVGAPGLSVGEVVFNTAMTGYQEVLTDPSYARQMVTLTYPHIGNTGMTDQDNEASKVWSAGLIVRDVPRRPSNWRSQVSLQDWLIQRGVVAIAGIDTRKLTRILREKGAQNGALMAGDIDVEKALEAARKFPGLKGMDLAKVVTTEKTYTWTEGQLDLDANAFVSVPAKYKVVAYDFGVKTNILRMLAERGCEVTVVPAQTPAAEVLALKPDGVFLSNGPGDPEPCDYAIEAIKTFIDVKIPTFGICLGHQLLGLASGAKTMKMGHGHHGANHPVQDLDNGRVMITSQNHGFAIDEATLPATLRVTHRSLFDGTNQGVARTDVPAFSFQGHPEASPGPTDVGPLFDRFVALMEQAKA, encoded by the coding sequence GTGACCCAAGCCGCAATCCTCGTCCTCGAAGACGGCACCGTATTCGAGGGCGAATCCGTAGGCGCGCCCGGCCTGTCCGTCGGTGAGGTGGTGTTCAACACCGCCATGACCGGCTATCAGGAAGTGTTGACCGATCCGTCCTACGCCCGGCAGATGGTCACGCTGACCTATCCGCATATCGGCAACACCGGCATGACCGACCAGGACAATGAAGCGTCCAAGGTGTGGTCGGCCGGCCTGATCGTGCGCGATGTGCCGCGCCGCCCCAGCAACTGGCGCAGCCAGGTTTCGCTGCAGGACTGGCTGATCCAGCGTGGCGTGGTCGCCATCGCCGGCATCGACACCCGCAAGCTGACCCGCATCCTGCGCGAGAAGGGCGCGCAGAACGGCGCGCTGATGGCCGGCGACATCGACGTGGAAAAGGCACTGGAAGCCGCCCGCAAGTTCCCGGGGCTGAAGGGCATGGATCTGGCCAAGGTCGTCACTACCGAGAAGACCTACACCTGGACCGAGGGCCAGCTGGACCTGGATGCCAATGCCTTCGTCAGCGTGCCGGCCAAGTACAAGGTCGTGGCCTACGATTTCGGTGTGAAGACCAACATCCTGCGCATGCTGGCCGAGCGCGGCTGCGAAGTGACTGTGGTGCCGGCCCAGACCCCGGCCGCCGAAGTGCTGGCACTGAAGCCGGACGGCGTGTTCCTCTCCAACGGCCCGGGTGACCCGGAACCGTGCGACTACGCCATCGAAGCGATCAAGACCTTCATCGACGTGAAGATCCCGACCTTCGGCATCTGCCTGGGCCACCAGCTGCTGGGCCTGGCCTCGGGTGCGAAGACCATGAAGATGGGCCACGGCCACCACGGTGCCAACCACCCAGTGCAGGACCTGGACAACGGCCGGGTGATGATCACCTCGCAGAACCACGGCTTCGCCATCGATGAAGCGACCCTGCCGGCCACCCTGCGCGTGACCCACCGTTCGCTGTTCGACGGCACCAACCAGGGCGTTGCCCGCACCGACGTGCCCGCGTTCTCGTTCCAGGGCCACCCGGAAGCGTCGCCGGGCCCGACCGATGTCGGCCCGCTGTTCGACCGTTTCGTGGCGCTGATGGAGCAGGCCAAGGCGTGA
- the carB gene encoding carbamoyl-phosphate synthase large subunit — MPKRTDLKTILIIGAGPIVIGQACEFDYSGAQACKALRDEGYRVVLVNSNPATIMTDPEMADAVYIEPINWQTVEKIIAKEKPDALLPTMGGQTALNCALDLADHGVLEKYNVELIGAKREAIRMAEDRELFRVAMGEIGLECPTAAVAHTLDEALEIQTRVGYPTIIRPSFTLGGSGGGIAYNREELVEIVSRGLELSPTTEVLVEESVLGWKEFEMEVVRDTADNCIIVCSIENLDPMGVHTGDSITVAPAQTLTDKEYQRLRDASIAVLRKIGVDTGGSNVQFGINPKTGRVVVIEMNPRVSRSSALASKATGFPIAKVAAKLAVGYTLDELKNEITGGLTPASFEPSIDYVVTKIPRFAFEKFPAADARLTTQMKSVGEVMAMGRTFQESVQKALRGLETGKVGFDPTGLDLGNEDDLQTLRRELKAPGPERLFFVADAFRAGMSVEEIYALSFIDHWFLDQIEEIIAEETAVAADGIDALDAARLRKLKRAGFSDARLAQLTGTNEAAIRALRRAHKVRPVYKRVDSCAGEFSTGTAYLYSTYEDECEAAPTNRDKIMILGGGPNRIGQGIEFDYCCVHAALALREDGYETIMVNCNPETVSTDYDTSDRLYFEPLTLEDVLEIVELEQPKGVIVQYGGQTPLKLARALEANGVPVIGTSPDSIDLAEDRERFQQLVDKLGLKQPPNRIARNDQEALLLAREIGYPLVVRPSYVLGGRAMEIVYGEADLARYVRDAVKVSNDSPVLLDRFLDNAVECDVDIIADKDGNVLIGGVMEHIEEAGVHSGDSSCSLPPYSLSAETQAELRRQVVELAKALNVVGLMNTQFAIQTSDEGADTIYLLEVNPRASRTVPFVSKATGMPLAKIAARCMAGKTLAEQGATKEIVPDYYSVKEAIFPFAKFQGVDPILGPEMRSTGEVMGVGRTFNAAFARAQEAGGIKAPPVGKAFVSVRDPDKKRVLPVAKALLARGYSLVATRGTAAWLQQHGMDCEIINKVVEGRPHIVDSIKNGEIVYIVNTTEGRSAINDSFSIRREALQHRVTYSTTIAGAKALVDSLEFRGTGPVWSLQELHKELNA, encoded by the coding sequence ATGCCCAAGCGCACTGACCTCAAGACCATCCTCATCATCGGTGCTGGCCCGATCGTCATCGGCCAGGCCTGCGAGTTCGACTACTCCGGCGCCCAGGCCTGCAAGGCCCTGCGTGACGAGGGTTACCGCGTGGTGCTGGTCAATTCGAACCCGGCCACGATCATGACCGACCCGGAGATGGCCGACGCCGTCTACATCGAGCCGATCAACTGGCAGACGGTCGAGAAGATCATCGCCAAGGAAAAGCCCGACGCGCTGCTGCCGACCATGGGTGGCCAGACCGCGCTGAACTGCGCGCTGGACCTGGCCGACCACGGCGTGCTGGAGAAGTACAACGTCGAGCTGATCGGCGCCAAGCGCGAAGCGATCCGCATGGCCGAAGACCGCGAGCTGTTCCGCGTGGCGATGGGTGAGATCGGCCTGGAATGCCCGACCGCCGCCGTCGCCCACACCCTGGACGAAGCGCTGGAGATCCAGACCCGCGTCGGCTATCCGACCATCATCCGCCCGAGCTTCACCCTGGGCGGCAGCGGTGGCGGCATCGCCTACAACCGCGAAGAGCTGGTCGAGATCGTCAGCCGCGGCCTGGAACTGTCGCCGACCACCGAAGTGCTGGTGGAAGAGTCGGTGCTGGGCTGGAAGGAGTTCGAGATGGAAGTTGTCCGCGATACCGCGGACAACTGCATCATCGTCTGCTCGATCGAGAACCTGGACCCGATGGGCGTGCATACCGGTGACTCGATCACCGTGGCCCCGGCGCAGACCCTGACCGACAAGGAATACCAGCGCCTGCGCGATGCCTCCATCGCCGTGCTGCGCAAGATCGGCGTGGACACCGGTGGCTCGAACGTGCAGTTCGGCATCAACCCGAAGACCGGCCGCGTGGTCGTCATCGAGATGAACCCGCGCGTGTCGCGTTCGTCGGCGCTGGCCTCCAAGGCCACCGGCTTCCCGATTGCCAAGGTCGCCGCCAAGCTGGCCGTGGGCTACACCCTGGACGAGCTGAAGAACGAGATCACCGGTGGCCTGACCCCGGCGTCGTTCGAACCGTCCATCGACTACGTCGTCACCAAGATCCCGCGTTTCGCCTTCGAGAAGTTCCCGGCCGCCGATGCTCGCCTGACCACCCAGATGAAGTCGGTGGGCGAGGTGATGGCCATGGGCCGTACCTTCCAGGAGTCGGTGCAGAAGGCCCTGCGCGGCCTGGAAACCGGCAAGGTCGGCTTCGACCCGACCGGCCTGGACCTGGGCAACGAAGACGACCTGCAGACCCTGCGCCGCGAATTGAAGGCACCGGGTCCGGAGCGCCTGTTCTTCGTCGCCGATGCGTTCCGCGCCGGCATGAGCGTGGAAGAGATCTACGCGCTGTCGTTCATCGACCACTGGTTCCTGGACCAGATCGAGGAAATCATCGCCGAAGAAACCGCCGTTGCCGCCGATGGCATCGACGCACTGGATGCGGCGCGCCTGCGCAAGCTGAAGCGCGCCGGTTTCTCCGACGCCCGCCTGGCGCAGCTGACCGGCACCAACGAAGCGGCCATCCGCGCGCTGCGCCGTGCGCACAAGGTGCGTCCGGTCTACAAGCGCGTGGACTCCTGTGCCGGTGAGTTCTCCACCGGTACCGCCTACCTGTACTCGACCTACGAGGACGAGTGCGAGGCCGCGCCGACCAACCGCGACAAGATCATGATCCTGGGCGGTGGCCCGAACCGCATCGGCCAGGGCATCGAGTTCGACTACTGCTGCGTGCACGCGGCACTGGCCCTGCGCGAGGATGGCTATGAAACCATCATGGTCAACTGCAACCCGGAAACCGTGTCGACCGACTATGACACCTCCGACCGCCTGTACTTCGAACCGCTGACCCTGGAAGACGTGCTGGAAATCGTCGAACTGGAACAGCCGAAGGGCGTGATCGTGCAGTACGGCGGCCAGACCCCGCTGAAGCTGGCGCGCGCGCTGGAAGCCAACGGCGTGCCGGTGATCGGCACCAGCCCGGATTCGATCGACCTGGCCGAAGACCGCGAGCGCTTCCAGCAGCTGGTGGACAAGCTGGGCCTGAAGCAGCCGCCGAACCGCATCGCCCGCAACGACCAGGAAGCCCTGCTGCTGGCCCGCGAGATCGGCTACCCGCTGGTGGTACGCCCGAGCTACGTGCTGGGTGGCCGTGCGATGGAAATCGTCTACGGCGAAGCCGACCTGGCCCGCTACGTGCGCGACGCGGTGAAGGTGTCCAATGATTCGCCGGTGCTGCTGGACCGCTTCCTCGACAACGCGGTGGAGTGCGACGTGGACATCATCGCCGACAAGGATGGCAACGTCCTGATCGGCGGCGTGATGGAGCACATCGAAGAAGCCGGCGTGCACTCGGGCGATTCCTCGTGCTCGCTGCCGCCGTACTCGCTGTCGGCTGAAACCCAGGCCGAGCTGCGCCGCCAGGTGGTGGAGCTGGCCAAGGCCCTGAACGTGGTCGGCCTGATGAACACCCAGTTCGCGATCCAGACCAGCGATGAAGGTGCCGACACCATCTACCTGCTGGAAGTGAACCCGCGTGCCTCGCGCACCGTGCCGTTCGTGTCCAAGGCCACCGGCATGCCGCTGGCCAAGATCGCCGCCCGCTGCATGGCTGGCAAGACGCTGGCCGAGCAGGGCGCGACCAAGGAAATCGTGCCGGACTACTACTCGGTGAAGGAAGCGATCTTCCCGTTCGCCAAGTTCCAGGGCGTCGACCCGATCCTTGGGCCGGAAATGCGTTCCACCGGTGAGGTGATGGGCGTGGGCCGCACCTTCAATGCCGCCTTCGCGCGTGCGCAGGAAGCGGGCGGCATCAAGGCGCCGCCGGTGGGCAAGGCCTTCGTCTCGGTGCGCGACCCGGACAAGAAGCGCGTGCTGCCGGTGGCCAAGGCCCTGCTCGCACGTGGCTACAGCCTGGTCGCCACCCGTGGCACCGCCGCGTGGCTGCAGCAGCACGGCATGGACTGCGAGATCATCAACAAGGTGGTCGAAGGCCGCCCGCACATCGTCGACTCGATCAAGAACGGCGAGATCGTCTACATCGTCAACACGACCGAAGGCCGTTCGGCGATCAACGACTCGTTCTCGATCCGTCGCGAGGCGCTGCAGCACCGCGTCACCTATTCGACCACCATTGCCGGCGCCAAGGCGCTGGTGGATTCACTGGAATTCCGTGGCACCGGCCCCGTCTGGTCGCTGCAGGAGCTGCACAAGGAGTTGAATGCATGA
- the greA gene encoding transcription elongation factor GreA, with the protein MTMKGAQKLRDELDHLKSVKRPKVIAAIAEAREHGDLKENAEYHAAREEQGFIEGRIKQLEGELSHAEIIDVSKLNAGSKVVFGASVTLADVETDEEKKYQIVGDLEADIKLGLIAISSPVARAMIGKLEGDSIVIDAPAGQREYEIVSVSYVD; encoded by the coding sequence ATCACGATGAAGGGCGCGCAGAAGCTGCGCGACGAACTGGATCACCTGAAGTCGGTCAAGCGCCCGAAGGTGATCGCCGCCATCGCCGAAGCGCGTGAGCATGGCGACCTGAAGGAGAACGCCGAGTACCACGCCGCGCGCGAGGAACAAGGCTTCATCGAAGGCCGCATCAAGCAGCTGGAAGGCGAGCTGTCGCACGCCGAGATCATCGACGTGAGCAAGCTCAATGCCGGCTCCAAGGTGGTGTTCGGCGCCAGCGTGACCCTGGCCGACGTGGAAACCGACGAAGAGAAGAAGTACCAGATCGTCGGTGACCTGGAAGCGGACATCAAGCTGGGCCTGATCGCGATTTCCTCGCCGGTGGCGCGCGCCATGATCGGCAAGCTGGAAGGTGACTCGATCGTGATCGATGCTCCGGCCGGCCAGCGCGAGTACGAGATCGTCAGCGTCAGCTACGTGGACTGA